The region AGCAGCAGCGGACGTCGGCCTCCCGGTAGCGTCGGCCCGTTGTCACGGCAGCAGTCGAGTGCGTAGCGGACGTTGTCGAACTGTGGGGGTGCTCTGGAGAGGACCGGGTGGACCAGAGAAGCACATGCCTCGTCCCTCTCCTGTCATTGGCTATGGCAGGTCTGCCTATGAATGGTCTCAGGGGAGGAGACGGAGACAATGAGGGGATTTGATTCATCTGTCCTGGGTGCCCTGGTAGGCGTGTTTTTCACCGGATGAAAGTTAATTGCATTCGTTTTGGAACCGGGCTACCTCCCGGGCGTGAGCCAGGTGCCCCATTCAAAGCCCACGATgaagtcggctcaaaacaaaagtgacgtaATTTAAGCATgtggagtaatgagtaggattctgttttcacatgcaaaagtgatGGAAGCCTTTATAAATGCTACATCCaccttcccaatgaaaactagtttgaaaatGTAGAACTTAGATTTTATGGGAAAGAGATGTTGCATGTTTCCGGATGATGAACCTTGATGACAACATAACCGAGCAGCGCAGATTACGGTTTGATTTTGAGAAGGgtgctcctctctcacctcttttCCTGTAGTACTGCTTGATATTCTACAGGGGGAGCCATGGCACCACTCTGGGCTGAGAGAAGTCTGGACCAGAGGACACCACCAGTCTCTGACCTTCGGTTATTGGGTCGTTCTTTGCCATGGCTTAGAAAAGATGTACACACTTGTCAGTAGTAATCGCATAAATTTAAGACGCGGAGCAAATCTATTGGCTACCGTTGTGCATTGCCGATCCCCTTCATTCAATATGTGGTTGTAGCTTAAACCAGAATCAAATGTAACAATGTGTTGGCAGTGTGATTTGTATAATGAAAGTGAACTAGTGCCTCTGGTTTTAGGGGGCTGGTATATGTGGTCTCGAGGCTTGTCTGTTGAAACACACCTGCGTTCTCCAGGCTTCATTATCATCATTTTTTACAGGTGATTCTACAAAATCATAACAACTAGCAGGATTGCTGATTGCAGGATAGCAGAACTGTTTCTTCGTGCATAATTTAGCTGCTCTTGAATTAATGCATTCTAGACTCAACGTTCACAAATGAGTGATGTTAGTTATTAGTGTATATAGGCCTGTCGTGCAGCGTTCTGTGCCCTATAATCCCCCAAAAATAGATGTAATCATAATGTACGGTATGTTTCTGTGATGCTCACTCCGTTCCTGATCCGTTCTCTGTTAGTCTGCAAGGAATGTGTCGGGTTGAACAAGGGAAAGGGTGCGTTGACaagctagcgtgtgtgtgtgtgcgtgcgtgtgtgtgtgtgcgtgcgtgtgtgtgtgcgtgctgctgTTAAGTGCCCTTCAGTGATTTATCTTGCCACGATTGTAAACTTCTATTTACACCCATACACTTCTGTTGACTTTCTCTGAACTACAGGAGGAGGATAACTACAGTAGTGATCCCACCTTGAGCCAATGTCACACAATCAATGACTTGCTATGGGCaacataatacatttttttttaaagcaaatgTAACATGAAAAGAATGTTCTATTTTGTGTCTGTTCCAGATATGCCCAGTTTTATGGCCAGgatgagttctgtcactacaacATGTTCAATCATCACTTTTTTGGAGGAGAGGTAAAAGTTTGAACCTTATGACTGTCTTAGAGCCTTTTGGATTAATCAATTTTTTTTGAAGTAGTTTTGAAATCCATGTGTTGTTTTTACACAGGCGGCAAGTGGGGTCCTCCGAGCCTTCCTCGgtgaggaagatggagagaaggTGATCATGGTGTCCGACCCTCCATTCGGGGGCCTGGTGAAGCCTCTGGCCCACAGTTTCTCTCAGATCTCAGAGACCTGGCGGAAACTGCAGACCTCAGAGGGCAGTGTTGTGGAGATGCCCATAGTGTGGATCTTCCCCTACTTCTTTGAGCCACGCATCCTTGAGTGCTTCCCCTCTTTCACCATGCTAGACTACCAGGTTACCCaccttttttataaatgtttttttatagACGCCAAATGCATTCGCATATTGGCCTATTTGCATGAATAGAGAATACTGATGGGACATGACATGCATTTATGTAGTGCTTTCTCAAACTCCTAGGTGGACTATGACAACCATCCCCTCTACAAACATGGAAAAACGGGTAGAAAGCAGTCCCCAGTCCGCCTGTTCACCAACCTGACACCACGAGACATCGTCCTCCCTAGGGAGGAGGGTtacaggtacagtatatacacacaccaacctgACCTCAGGGGACATCGTCCTCCCTAGGGAGGAGGCTtacaggtacagtatatacacacaccaacctgACCTCAGGGGACATCGTCCTCCCTAAGGAGGAGGGTtacaggtacagtatatacacacaccaacctgACCTCAGGGGACATCGTCCTCCCTAGGGAGGAGGGTtacaggtacagtatatacacacaccaacctgACCTCAGGGGACATCGTCCTCCCTAAGGAGGAGGGTtacaggtacagtatatacacacaccaacctgACCTCAGGGGACATCGTCCTCCCTAAGGAGGAGGGTtacaggtacagtatatacacacaccaacctgACCTCAGGGGACATCGTCCTCCCTAGGGAGGAGGCTtacaggtacagtatatacacacaccaacctgACCTCAGGGGACATCGTCCTCCCTAAGGAGGAGGGTtacaggtacagtatatacacacaccaacctgACCTCAGGGGACATCGTCCTCCCTAAGGAGGAGGGTtacaggtacagtatatacacacaccaacctgACCTCAGGGGGACATCGTCCTCCCTAAGGAGGAGGGTtacaggtacagtatatacacacaccaacctgACCTCAGGGGACATCGTCCTCCCTAGGGAGGAGGGTtacaggtacagtatatacacacaccaacctgACCTCAGGGGACATCGTCCTCCCTAAGGAGGAGGCTtacaggtacagtatatacacacaccaacctgACCTCAGGGGACATCGTCCTCCCTAAGGAGGAGGGTtacaggtacagtatatacacacaccaacctgACCTCAGGGGACATCGTCCTCCCTAAGGAGGAGGGTtacaggtacagtatatacacacaccaacctgACCTCAGGGGACATCGTCCTCCCTAAGGAGGAGGGTtacaggtacagtatatacacacaccaacctTACACCACGAGACATCGTCCTCCCTAATGTACAACCCACCTCTCCCTATCGCACATGAGCTAAAATATTATTACAATGtaaccatagtaagatgttatccTAAATGGAAGATGGAAAATATTAGTTAACAGCTCATTGGACACATTAGAGATTTCATTGGCGTGGGAAAGTATTAGAGGAATTCTTAAGAGGCACGATTACATTTGATTCATCTGTCTCTTTGCTTCTCTTTTAGATTCTGCAAAGTCTGTGAGCGATATGTGTGGTCTGGGAACAAGCATTGTACTAAATGCAACCTGTGCCCTTCGAAGGTATGCATTTCCCTGTCGCAGGCTGGGAAAAGCACGGTTGCACAGTTTAACTTGAGGAAATGGTTAGCTTTCACATATCACTTTTCACAACCGATCAGGCTTTTCGTCAATTTTCTCCTTTCTTCTTTCAGGACGGGAGAGTGTGGAAGCATTGCTCAGAGTGTCAGAAGTGCGTGAAGCCATGTGAGTATCCCATAGACTGTCATTTTAACAgacgcccttatccagagcgacttacagttgtgtACTttatcatactggtcccccgtggggaattgaacccacatccctggtgttgcaagtgccgtgctctaccaactgagccacactgtaCCACCCCGTCAAACCCCGATCTTCATGATTTTGGTTGGAGTGATGGTCTGATTGGTACCTCTGCCCTCTCATCACCTCCCCAGCCTGGCGCCACTGCCAGTCCTGTGCCCGCTGTGCCCTCCCAGACCACCCCTGTGGGAATAGCCCAGGTCTGGAAGGCTGTTTCAACTGTGGCAGCCTGAAGCACAAGCGCAGAGCCTGCCCCCTCAAAGACAAACGGAGGACCGATAACAAGTGAGTTTTACTACCTGTGTCATATACCCAGACACAACACTTAAACACACAGAGGTGCGCACAGGGCTGACACAACTTATTTCCCAAGACACTAATCTATAGTACCTGTGCTACCCATATCAGTACAGTGTTGATGCAGTCTAAACGACTAGTGTTCGTACGGGTTGTGTTTGGCTGCCTGACGTGTGTGTCTCAACttgcacgctctctctctcctgtcccagTAGATCCAAGGCCAAGGGAGGCAGGAACCTGCCCAAACAACCCAGGAAGTCCAATTCCAAGAGGAAGTCTGGGGCCCAGCGCAGAGCCAACAAGTTGAAGAAGATGACAGAATAAATCCCACAATCAGACAGCAAGGGAGATGTGTGTGTAGCAGATGTGAAGTTGCTAGTGAGAGCTCGCCATCTTACATGTGTGGTTTCTGTACTGTAGAcagtctttaaaaaaaattgtacatgATGTTTTTGCTTAATAAAAGCATCAAATATAGATGGAATCGCATGTTATTTCACTGAATTCTTGATTTCCTGGTTTATGCGAATGTGTAATTCCGTTATAATGCCAGTATGAGCATGTCTGTACGATGAACTTAACATGTAGCTGAATGTTCTGTGCATGTTTTCTAGTCTTTACTTTTAGATCATTGCTTGATGTTTCCTCAATTAGGTATATGCCATTGCGTCAATACAACTGACTGGATTTATGTATGAAACTAAAACTGAGCCTTTAGGACATCTCTTATGTAACAAAATAGGTGAAAGACATTACCTTTTAGTTCTGTGCTCAAGATGGAGGGATAAAAATGTCTGGTTTTTTTTTTCCCACTGCCCCGCGGGCAGACGATACGGAAGTTAGGAAAAAGGATTCCTTTATCCATTCCATGTGGTTCTGGACTAAGACATTTATACATTAAAGATTGAAGTCATGTCCTTCCAAGAAAAAGGAATGCAGGCAATAAACAATGGAGGAGCTTTCAGAACCCTCCAGAATAGTTGTGGGATCTCACTGCATTTGAGTAAGTGTTTGGTTACTAAATAAAATGTTGTCTTGGAACAAAAGCTACTGCAGAGATTTAATTCAAGGCCAATTGGTGACGAGATGTTGAATCTACCCTATATGCATTTGATTAGACATGCACATTCGTATGAACTGGAGTGACACACAAATTGATTTTCATTGTGTTCCTTTGTAAGCCACATGGGGGCAGAATGACTTCCCGCAGCTGTCATGGACACCATTCCCTGTGGCGTTTCAGTTTATTTACTTCCACCGCAGGAGGTTTGGCGgcaacttaattggggagaatgggctcgtggtaatcaCTGGAGTGGAATGGTACcaaacatggtttccaggtgatgccattccatttacttcGTACCGGACGTTATTATGAGCcgctctcccctcagcagcctcttgCGGCTTCCGCCGAACCTTATCCGAATGTCTCATTGATGTGTTTTCAGTGAATGCGGTGTGAGTAGGAGTGGACATAAAGACCTTACTCAGACCCTGATCGGAAATGACACTgagcatacatgcacacacacaccggtcACTGCATGGGGACAAGGGAGCTCACAGCCAGATTCATACATATATTCATGGAGAAGACGGTATAAAGAGAGATTCACAGTGAGCCATAACACACAGGGAGGTgagcgaccccccccccccaacacacacacacagcccaatgTTCTTCCTCAGTGGTAGAGAGAGGTCTCTTCAGAACAACCTTGCTTCAGTGAGTTGAGCAAAGATCAATTCTCAAGTTTCTCTACCGCCCTGTGGTTCCTGTGCGGTGGATACAGTGTCCCTTTGGGCTACTCCTTACATCCAGTTTTACTGGTCTGTGTCAATCATTTCCTGGCCAATCATCCACATCAAATTAACAAGACTGAAGTTATGTCAGGCACACTTCCTCAGAGACCGAAAGCGAGACTGGGACTGGAAAGACCGAGAGgttgagagagcgaaagagagtgaATGGCCAGCAGACCATTTGAAGCTGAACAGGGCTGACTGGTGTTTCAAATGGTAAACAGATCAGTATCTGCCGTCTGCCTCTCTATGAGTTGGAAATGAGTCTATggttgagaagaaaaaaaaactaattTGATCTGTGATTAACTGTGGGTGAATGGATTGTCTCTTCTCCAATGAATTCAATAGGTCTGTTCTGTTTAATCTTTTCTCTTTTTCCCTCCCACATCAAACCACTACTGGGACTGGttagaggagggatgagaggaggagtagAAAGAGAAGTGGATCAGAATAGAGATGAAAGAACAGGAtgcgtggacacacacacacacagactgcccgGTCTGTCCCCCTATCTCCTCTCAGTTGTCATTATGTCCACTTAATTATCTGGTATTTCAGAAGCTATTATGGTCACTGTGGATATGAATCATGTTTTGGTCCAGGATCTTATTGTAAAATGGACGACGTCCTTGTCAGGTCACAAAAAGCTCTTGTGTATGTCCTTTATAACACCTCGGGTGAATTCAGTTTTAATTAAACTGATACGCGTTTCTCTTTCTCTACCTGTTGTTGTGGTACTCTGCTGGCATTTCTTCATATTTCATTGGGATCTATTTTTGATTCCAAGCACCCTTCCATTTGTTGACTCGGGAATAAGAGTCAAGCATGTTATTTCCCTTCACCGGTGGTGGCACAGTACCAGGGTGTTTTCCTCGTGTGGTCTTGGAAAAACTCAGGGCCATCATACCGCCTGGCAAATGAGATGTGATAGTGGCACTTCCACAACGACAAACCATCCGTCAATTAACTTCTGTATCAAGATGTTGGGCCCAGTTGATTGACACGTGGACCACTGTGTTAATGTGAAGTTCATATAGCCATCATTTATTGAATGACTACACACTGAGTGGAGCTAAGGATCACAGCTGCGCCAACTGTGAAAATGGTAAACAACAGCTGTTGTTGAGAGAATGTTGCCCATTCGGGCTCCTAATGTTGACAGTTGCCTGCCTCTGGCCTGAAATTGACAGCAACTAATACAGCCATGTGGGCCAAAATGGTAGTGGTGATGGGGGTTCTGTGCTGTGACAGAATGGCAGAAGGAGTCCAATAAGGACAAGaagtgcgtgtgagtgtgtgtgtgtgcagtgactGGGTACATTCCCAGAATATTTCTACATTCAAGCCTGACTCTGTCTCAAATGTACAAGCCAAGGACCTGTTATTGTGTGTTAACAACCgttgggtgactgtgtgtgtacgcgtgtgtgtgtctgcgcatgTGAACTGTCCGCGAACGCATGCGTACGTGCACGCGCGCGTCATGCACCTTCTTATCCCAAAGAAAACTCATCAGCAAGCCTCCAAAGTCTAAATTCATCATCTCTTATCGAAATCTACACTAACACAATCTACCTGCCCTATCTCTATAACCTGTATCAGCCTTCCTTATTGCATCACTGGTCTTCACTAGTGATATGAACAATGTTCTATCCAGACGTATGTGATAGTGAGATCCCTTGCCTCACAGACAGATCCAGAGGTGTGAAGTGAAATATCACGTGTGACAAAATTGGCCCACAGGAAATGGTGTCCCTCTCCTTTGGCCCTTAGCATGCTGGTTAAACACTGAACTGGACACTGTACAGTCAGCTTCTGTGATTGGCCTTGAAGACACACATGCAGGAAGTTTATCACGAGCTCTACGGACACCAAATAGGACGTTAGAGCGAGGGGAAAAATAGCCGCAGGTAAAATATGATCTATAAACAAGATAGGCCTACATCTGAGTTGTGTCATCCTTTTGATGACCTATAAAGACACTAAGATAATCACTAGAGactacaaaatgtaaaaaaagcttTGGAGGACTTTACATGACACGCATCTAAAGGAACCAGATTTAAGCAAAGAAATGTAGCATTTGGCGTAGGAATAGGATGTCTCTTTGAACCCCCGTAACCTTTGAAGCAGAGGACCAACCACCCAGCGGGTCTGTTGGGATCTCCTTTCATCCAGCGGGAACAAAGCTTAACACATCCTTGCGCCACGGCAGGTGACACACACATTGTAGACCTTACATGCAccgtcactcacacacacactcccatgagGTTGTACGCACACGCATACTCAGCCAAACCCTCAGACTACATCAAACTGctaacacatcccatacacacacacacacacacacacacacacacacacacacacacacacacacacacacacacacacacacacacacacacacatacacacacacacacacagtcgcatCATGTCTCACCCCAGACACTGTGATTTCCCTGTTGTTTTCAACTTCTGAAACTCCTTGTTACTAGGGAagtgtagaggacagaggagaggagtggagagggaatATCTCTGTCCCAGCAGGTCAATTCCAGTACCAACCAGGACTTAAACATGGAGTCTAGTTAGTGGGAGTGGTGGACCTGAGAGTTCAGTGTCAACCCTTTTACTCGCTCATAAACACACACGAATAATGGGCCGGTGTGTTTGAAGAGCCTGTCTCTTCTGAGATTTGCTGGGAGATAGGGAGATATACAttaaaaggagagatggagagggagggaaaagagaagagagaaggggaaagaaatagaaagttagtgagagagagagagaaagatagggggagagagagaccacgtTACAAGAGGTCCCAGCTCAGTCCAGCTCTCTATCCCTGCAGGGCTTCACAGTAGGGAGGAAGGGGGGGTAAAGGGGGAGGATGCGAGAGGTGGATGGGTGGAAGAAGGGGTTGTAGCGGTGGGGGCCGGCGAGTACTCCGCCTTGGCAGAGAGGGAGCAATTAtgaatccctctctccatcccctctattCCTCCATCCCCTCTAGTCCCAAAGAAGGATATAAATAAACAGCCAGTCCTCCCAGAGCCCTCGCCAGAAAGGGGAAAAGTTTaacacgagaggagaggagaaaaagagagaggaggaaagaacgGAGAAGAGAGGAAACCCCTTGCCTCTGGTGTCAGAGTGTGTTCAGTGGTAGCAGCCGTGgtcagaagagagagggaacacatTCCTCCACCATGGGGTGAGTACTGCAGTGATAAGAGGGTATGCTGTGTCGTCCCGACCGCAACCACAATTTGCCTGTGAGTTTATCATCGTTCCCATCGCTGTGACTGGGagagtatgtgcgtgtgtgtgtgtttacgagtGCTTATCCCAGGAGCTCTGATGAGTTATGGGCGCACTTCATATTAAGGGACTACTATGAAACTGAGAACACACTGTGCTCTCACACACAACCAGGAAACATTTCTGGCATTTAGGAgtgtgcttgtgtttgtgtctctctctctgtgtgtgtgtgtgtgtgtgtgtgtgtgtgtgtgtgtgtgtgtgtgtgtgtgtgtgtgtgtgtgtgtgtgtgtgtgtgtgtgtgggtgtgtgccagaggaggctggtgggaggagctataggaggacgggctcattgtaatagctggaatggaatcaagggaatggtaccaaacacatggaaacaactTGTTTGTCATTCCATTCATTCCTGCCATTACAATGAACCCGTCCTCCtagagctcctcccaccagcctcctctggtgtgtgtgcatgcctccatgcgtgtgtgtgcaagTGGATGTGTGTTTGTTAGGCAGCATTACTTTAAGTGCATGGCATCACAGCAGACCTGTGACTATAATTGACTGTGCATAATGGAACACGACGTAACTCTTTCTGAGTGAAACTTTTACACTGGCGCGGAAGAAACGCCAGGCAGACGGAAAAACAACTTAAGTGGCCCCGCTGTCTCGGAGCGGGGGCATTTACGTCCTTATGATTTATATTCACTCACAGTCCAAGACTTTTCCAACGTGTAGGCTTGTTTTTCCCGGGTCGCCTCCAGACTACATTTATTGTCCTTCGTTTAGCGTTAGCAACTGTAGTGGGCGTGGTTTTGTGTAACCTTGCTGCGTATGTCTAGTCTCTTGTCTTTCGCTCTTTGACAGCTCCCAGCTCATGCTTCAATTCGCCAGAAGCGTGGGCGTCTCTTTTACGCGTTGCCCTATGCACGTCCATGGTGATTTAAATACCATTTTAATAAACACGTCACAGTAAACATCGCCAGTGGCTCCCAGGAACACAGCTTTTCGCGGAGTGAAGCCAATCTTCACTGGAGTCGTGGGAGTCGGTGTCTGTGTCAGACCCTGGGAGGGAGAGATTCctctaaaacattttttattgagcCAAAAATACAAACCACTGAGCAGCAtcacctctgacccctaacctttTAGAATGGACTATCCTGATTTGCCCaaaccctgtgatgactggtgtCTGTATGGGGGAAGCTTAGGGCTTCCCTGCTGGTCAGTTTCCTTGTTAAACTCTAGAGACAGCAtgcttctctctccttctttctctctccctttctctcggtCCACCAACTGTCTCTTCTCCCTTTGTCACCCATTTTATAAGGTCATTAAACACAAAAGGCACATCCTTCCCTACTAACTATGGGCCTCTCCCTCTGTTCTTAACTGAACCACAGTGCTTCATCAGAGGGAATCAGCACTCTGCACATGTTGTTCTAGTTCTGCCTAAGACTGGACTCGGGGAAGAATTCTTTGCATTGTTCTATTTATCGGCTAAGTATCCCTGCAGTCCTGCTGGCTTATCTGTGACGTCAGGACGGGGGATAGGAGAGGCTTCCGTCACAGTAGATTACTGTACCTGATGCTGGGGATGAGTTTGTTGTTTGTTCTGAATATAGATGGCTTGTTCTTCACAGCTTTTTGATCCGTTCTGGTCTGTTACTCATTCTGCCCGAAAACCTAACAATCTGGTTTTGTTGGTCTGGTTGTGGAAATGTCTCTGGGGCATTTCTTTGGATTTGTGGGTCCCTTGCTGGTGCTTTTGGGTGCGGATGTCTCTCGGTATCTTGATTGGTGTGGAGAGCTCTTTTATCTTCTGAAAGGGCTGAGTATGTTGATGGACAAAGTGTGTCGATGTAACTGAGCAAGTAttataataatttggtgggtgcttatatttgtcctgtgtttcACACGCATGTGTGATTTggacatgtgttttttttt is a window of Salmo salar chromosome ssa18, Ssal_v3.1, whole genome shotgun sequence DNA encoding:
- the LOC106577498 gene encoding rRNA N6-adenosine-methyltransferase ZCCHC4 isoform X1, yielding MQLKGSDEDGFGIEIVLQQGDRKPPSCVHGPTLLFEKVCKGEEGRRFYACSACRDRKECPFFQWEDDKVSEARLLAREEENRSKMPPFTHQQYCSRFRKFLALPLGRRFCQDCQLLLLPGEWEIHASHKMSQADDITEARLSRPSLMLKPLENKKSNAQYLFADRSCHFLLDTLAKLGYRKVLCVGTPRLHELIKLRNQEGKSDPMKSLLLDIDFRYAQFYGQDEFCHYNMFNHHFFGGEAASGVLRAFLGEEDGEKVIMVSDPPFGGLVKPLAHSFSQISETWRKLQTSEGSVVEMPIVWIFPYFFEPRILECFPSFTMLDYQVDYDNHPLYKHGKTGRKQSPVRLFTNLTPRDIVLPREEGYRFCKVCERYVWSGNKHCTKCNLCPSKDGRVWKHCSECQKCVKPSWRHCQSCARCALPDHPCGNSPGLEGCFNCGSLKHKRRACPLKDKRRTDNNRSKAKGGRNLPKQPRKSNSKRKSGAQRRANKLKKMTE
- the LOC106577498 gene encoding rRNA N6-adenosine-methyltransferase ZCCHC4 isoform X2; its protein translation is MQLKGSDEDGFGIEIVLQQGDRKPPSCVHGPTLLFEKVCKGEEGRRFYACSACRDRKECPFFQWEDDKVSEARLLAREEENRSKMPPFTHQQYCSRFRKFLALPLGRRFCQDCQLLLLPGEWEIHASHKMSQADDITEARLSRPSLMLKPLENKKSNAQYLFADRSCHFLLDTLAKLGYRKVLCVGTPRLHELIKLRNQEGKSDPMKSLLLDIDFRYAQFYGQDEFCHYNMFNHHFFGGEAASGVLRAFLGEEDGEKVIMVSDPPFGGLVKPLAHSFSQISETWRKLQTSEGSVVEMPIVWIFPYFFEPRILECFPSFTMLDYQVDYDNHPLYKHGKTGRKQSPVRLFTNLTPRDIVLPREEGYRFCKVCERYVWSGNKHCTKCNLCPSKDGRVWKHCSECQKCVKPSWRHCQSCARCALPDHPCGNSPGLEGCFNCGSLKHKRRACPLKDKRRTDNKSKAKGGRNLPKQPRKSNSKRKSGAQRRANKLKKMTE